A section of the Argopecten irradians isolate NY unplaced genomic scaffold, Ai_NY scaffold_0433, whole genome shotgun sequence genome encodes:
- the LOC138312711 gene encoding uncharacterized protein: protein MTFSRPDSKHAGCPRGPLHIVKRETMKFGEEERQEFESFQQNRHKDVLVIRKPQVFDEGIRKTKQPIKDVIAPVPSKSNRGKPTELTLKRKAVEDVVVELECAPVRKPTKPKAVYNKFRKVESTATSVSGSTVPPADLAITLDSEELEEYAVSETSANVRYEPTKILSKIDTKLATIAVNQSQRVMLNVGGTHFETCPNTLLTEPTSVLARMMDDRGKTVQPYNKESVFTYFLDRDPKHYRTILNYLRNPNSELLLPVTRFHLKELLAECDYLEIDTLGDAVKQQLEEM from the coding sequence ATGACATTCTCCCGACCAGATTCCAAGCACGCTGGCTGTCCTAGAGGTCCATTGCATATTGTGAAAAGGGAAACTATGAAATTCGGAGAGGAGGAAAGACAAGAGTTTGAGTCCTTCCAACAGAACCGACATAAGGACGTCCTGGTGATTAGGAAGCCTCAAGTTTTCGATGAGGGAATCCGCAAGACTAAGCAACCTATTAAGGATGTCATTGCTCCGGTCCCGTCAAAATCCAACAGAGGAAAGCCGACTGAGCTTACTCTGAAGCGGAAGGCTGTAGAGGACGTGGTGGTCGAACTTGAGTGTGCCCCCGTCAGGAAACCGACCAAACCTAAGGCCGTCTACAACAAGTTCCGTAAAGTGGAGAGTACGGCGACATCAGTGAGTGGCTCCACCGTGCCTCCAGCCGATTTAGCAATAACATTGGACTCAGAGGAATTAGAGGAATATGCCGTTTCTGAAACAAGTGCGAATGTAAGATATGAGCCAACAAAGATCCTCTCAAAGATTGACACCAAATTGGCCACCATCGCAGTCAACCAGAGTCAGAGAGTAATGCTGAACGTGGGAGGGACTCATTTTGAAACATGCCCCAACACCCTCCTCACAGAACCTACATCAGTCTTGGCAAGGATGATGGATGACCGTGGTAAAACGGTTCAACCTTACAATAAGGAGAGTGTGTTCACATATTTTCTGGATAGGGATCCCAAGCATTACAGGACCATTTTAAATTACCTTAGAAATCCCAATAGTGAACTCCTATTGCCCGTCACCCGTTTTCACCTCAAAGAACTTTTGGCCGAGTGTGACTACTTGGAAATTGACACCCTAGGGGACGCTGTAAAGCAGCAGTTAGAGGAAATGTAA